The genomic region aaaaAGCTTGTCTTTAACAGAGGGAGGAAAGGGAAGAGTTTTAATCGAGAGTCTACTGACGTCGTTCAAATCATTATCATCCGAAGAATCCTCTTTATGGAAATTTGGTATCTTGTCGTACCGGATTCCAGGATAAGTGTGTAGGTTTTTGTTGCGATATGAGGAGGAATTCAAGAATGAACTTGATTGGAATCGTAACCCAGGAAAATAGCCAAAGTGTATTCTACGAATGATACAATACATTGTGTGTAAAAagatgaatttaaataataattttaaaaatatatttaattggTTTGTATGATTTTCTAGTATCAAAGAGTTTACACCACTAATCCCATAACCAGAATCAATTGAAAcaaaagaaataaatatctGTTTATTAGATAGATTTTAGAAAATCTTTTGACACATTTCAGTATACTctcatatttaataattttcttttaatgtttttttGTTTTATCTTTAGAAATAGAatgtttttttaatattattaggGTTATCTTCTGCAGAATTCGTTTTTATTCATTgattacattttatttattaaaaactAATTGGATGTTAGTAAGTTTGAATGTTTGGCTTAATATAGCCCCTAGATTCTTCCTTTTCAATCAATAAAATCATCCTCGAACATCATCATATCATTTGAACCTGAatacataataataagaaactatgaaattaaatttaaaattttaaaacacaTAGGTTGACTTGTGCTTATATTCTGTACACAAAGTCAATATGAATATCAGCCCCTATGAACTGAGGGCATTTAACTGTTACCTCTTTATAAAATGGCTCTGCAGGTAACTAGGAGTTAAATTTAccaaaatatataattataagtGTTAGATAGAGCTAAAATGCGTTCAGAGTAGTGATTTCCTCGATTTTCACCAATATCACAATCATTCACGAAGAAAGGCTACCCCTGTACGGGCCACTTATCGTAGTCAGTAACCACAACAACCAATTTGTGGACGCAGCGCTCTTAATATATGCAATACCACGCCAAATGTGCTTTTTAGTGGCCACTAAAGTATGTTTAAACAGATCTAATGGAGCTTAGACTTTGAAAAGGAAGTTGATAGGAACTTTGTGCTCACTAGCCGGCTGCATCTCAGTGTACAGACCGGATGATTTCAAGTATACAGGAGTGGGAAAGATACACTGGAAGAAGGGAACGAATTTGATTCACGGAAGAGATACAAAATTCACACTAGATCTCAATTTAGGAGATAAATTGCAATTTGACCTGGAAAAAATCGTAATTACAGAGATCATAAGCGACACGCAATTGAAGTTAGAAACACCGCTACAGTTGGAGTGCCCTGATAAAAATGGAGTTCAATTCTCCGTAAGTCAAATTAAACTATTTGTTTTCAGGTGATTCCTAAAATGGATCAGTCTGAAACCTACGAGCAGGTTTCTGCGTCATTAAAACATGGAAACGCAATAGTTATATTCCCAGAGGTATAAGCGAGTTGTATTCTCGGAATAATTATTGTGTAGGGTGGTTCACATGATAGAACTAATTTGCTTCCCCTGAAGCCCGGTGTTGGTAAGTGCACAAATATTTAGAGATAATTAATAGCTCTAATGGCGTTCTTTTCAATCCTGGATGGAGCAGAAGATGTGGTTATCCTGCCAGTTGGGTTGGTGTACAATAATGTAAAGAAGGACCAGTCTGATGCAACGATATACTACGGGAACGTTATTAGCGTAAGTGCTGAGTACGTAAAAGAATTTTAGATCACCAGAGAAGAATGCGCCGAATTTGAAAGAGATAGGCGCTCAGTGGTAACAAAACTGCTGGGTAAAATAGAACAGGTAACTAAACAAGTATAAAGAAATTTTAggaaattaataattgtatgATAACAGCACCAGATATCAAAATTAAGAAGTGGATAGATTTGTGTGCAGTAAGTTTTAGATCAAAATAAAGTGTTTTCAGAGCCTGTACCCGCCAGAAAGGTCAAAAGTGCCAGTAAATATAGCCTTCGACCTGAGAAAGTTCATATCTAAAATATTCTGGAAATATGGAGATAGCCCAGAGACTTTAGAACTAGTTGATAAACTATCAGTGTATAAAAAAAGATTAGATAACGGATACCTACATGATGATGAAATCTGGCTGCTTAAGCAGTCGATGTATTCAGCATTCCTGTCCTTCCTGGAGGACACCATACGTTTAATTTGCTACAGTATAATAGGCTTGTCATTTGCACCACTCTGGGTTCCACTTTATCTCCTCTCGAACTACTTGGCGGAAAGACACAGAGTCAAGGCACTCAAAAACAGTTCAGTAAAACTTGTCGGAACCGACGTGTTTGTCAGCTACAAGTGTCTAGTTCTGATAGTAGTAGTCCCACTCCTCAATTTCTCGTTGGGACTTTTTATAGGACTTTATTTCTACCGGTTAGTTAATTAGGAATAATGGTTCCATAGAGATTTCAAGCGTAcaatatattcaatattCTGTTGCGTTGGATTTCTCCCAATGCTATATTATGGtaagaaatatatatgttattttctaataaacCTAATTGACTTGATAAACCTAGTAAACTTAATGAACCTAAAACaccattaatttattctaatAATCTTTTAGTTAACCTAAAGTATGCCCGCAAAATCCCAAGACTGTTAAGACAACTACATGTCGTGCCCTTAATAATCATGGGAAGGTAGGATTTTAACAAAACATCACTTTTAGAATTAACATTTGGAGAGAAACTGAAAGAGAACTGATAACCATGAGAACAGAACTCCAGATTCTAGTGAGCAACCAAAACTTAACTTGATTTTTAGGTCAGAAACTTTGTACACAAGATGGGACCCAAAGTATCAGACACATTTTTAACTGATCTGGGCTCGATTTTCCCAAGGGTATTTAACTCGTTTTCAGAATCTTTAGGTCCTAATCGATACCGACACGTCGCGACTGTGTTTAATCAGAGAACACTTCATGCCAATCTTCCGCACCCAGCACCAAGAAGTGGGCGAAGAAGTGctttaatttcattaaaatgCACCTGTATATGTATATGTATGTATAATTAGTAAAGTAACATATTAATCGATTAAGTAAACTTAgagtaaattaaaataagaAACTAGTCCTCCTTGTATTTGTCGAAGAACCGTCTGAGACTAGAACTGAGCTTAGAATAATAGGAGAAAGAAAGTAAAACAGCTTTCTTGAAACAGTCCCAGCCAAATTTGGTAATCAGGTAGAGCCTGTAGTACATCATCAAAATCATGTGATTGAAACGATAAAACTTGGACTTCTTTAGTTCCTCAAACGGGTCAGGCTCGGTGCGAGGGTCGGGTTCGATTTTCTTGAAAACTTTCCTGGCGAAAAGCGCGTCAACCTTTTTTTGCTTCTTCAAGAGATCGTTGATGACGGTTTTTAGACCCTTCAACTCCTTATCTTCAGGGTTCAAACTCAAACCCTTCTCGCAATTCGACAAGGCGTTGTCAAAGTTCTTTAGTTTTATATCAGCTTGAACAATCCTCAAGTGAGCCTTGAGGTTCTTCTCATCGTACATTAAAACATAGTGACAGTACTGTTTGCACATGGCAAAATCCTCCTTTTTCAGAAACGCCAACGACAGGTTAGAACAGAGTGCCACGTACATTTTGGTGTACTCGTTCAGTGACTCCTCCGTAACTGAATTGGTCTCACTCTTAGACTTGTTTAAGATGTACGATAGTGAGTTTATGGAGTTTGACCACTTTTCAATGGCGCCATCAATGTCGCCTTTCGAAAACAACTCGTTGCCCTTTTCCCTAGTATCGTAGACACTTTGTGTGTTGGACGAACCACTTGTATCCAGATCAGAATTACTGACCTGATTTTCAGTGGATGTCAGTAGAGATTCGGATTCAAgtaaattatcattttcactAAAATCCATCTCTTTGGAATCTTTTGGTGATCCTCTAgaattttccaaattatcTTCTGACATTTTACCCTCTTACTGTCCTGTACTTTATTCTCTTTTTAGGTTCCTGATTCTGAGGAGTTTGGGGAACTTGAGGAGACGGAGTTGTTGCCCACTTGTAGAAAGATACTGACCCTTTATATATACCATAAAGGGGGACAGTCAGGAACAGCTTATATGCAAAGTCAAAGAAAACAGACAGAAGAGTGGCGGCGGTTGTTACTATGAAAAGGTCGTTAGACAGGCTGAACTCGAGTCCAAGCTTCAAGTTGCTGAAAATACTATACAAACTAAACGAATATCCCAAAAGTATGAGAGAAACGCGCCAGAAATACCCAAGCTTTGTGTAAGGGAGTTTTTTGTGATAGAGGTCTCTGGCAAACTTAAGAGCCCAAAGAATCTGAATtttaaaagtattaaattaaataataaaaggTTTATTAGAGTATAAACTTTAATTTGGAATAAAAGAGTTGAATAGGTGTTAGTGGTGAAAACTTACAACTGAAAACAAAAAAACTAGTGTGTAATATCTTCCAACTTTTTTTTCTCGATCTGCACGTTTTTTTTCGGAACGCTGAGCCATTTtacataataaataaacaGGTATTTTCATAAATGTAGTGGTAAATTATGGTGGAAAGTTAATCGTTTAATGTGTACATTGGTTTGAAAGATTCCAAAAACTCATCGTATAGAATCATTCCCTCCTCGTTGGTATCTATGCATTCAACCAAAACTTCCGTTTGTTCCATGGTTAGAGGTGCTCTAAAAATCATGTTATAAGAATAAACCTACTCTTGTCCTCCTATAATCTCGTTCAATACGTAAAGAACTTCTTTGAATTCATTAACGTAAACCTTCCCTACGTGCTCCTTATCGTAGTAGCTAAACGCCCTTTTAAGGCTGTTTTTATGATTGTACATAGTAGCGCATATATGATGCCACATCtacataatattttccCCTAGTTATCTAGGTAATAAAACAACATTGTGttgtataaaaaatataaataacttTGTACCTCGTCAACTACTGAGTATTTGCTCTCGTCAACTACATAAAATGCCTGTAGGAATTCAAGATAATTGATTTTCTGGGAGTTTGTAAAGTCGATCATCCTTGCTAACTCAGTCAAATGGTGATCAGTGAGTTTTACACCTATTTCTTCTTCTGCTTTGGAGAGATCTAGAGTCTTTAAAGCTTTGACGAAATCATCATAGGAAAGCAGGCCTTCTCCAGCTTTATCGTATTCTTGGAACTTTTGGAATAGTGCAAATGCCCTTATTGCAGAGGATCTTCTCCTATTAATCTCGAGTCTTTCCTTCTCCAAATTTTCAATGTTATTATTTGGGTTGCAGTACTTAAGAGCAGATTCAACCctatttgataaaattagaCGACCAATTGATGGAAGAGCCTTTTCCATCCATTCTTCAGTTGGATGATACTTGATTGAAGCGGAGTATATTACCTTTAGCTTACTTAAAAATTCTACAATGTCAGCCTTTCCCTGACTGGTGCCGTCGAGGCAACTCGAGAAAATAGTTCTGATTAAAATCTTGATTTGCGGATATGACAATCCAATGCTTAATTTTCTGATGGCATCATCAAGCTCAGAATATGACACTGAGCCGTCCAAGTTTCTATCAAAAATCATCAATAACTCCCTTAGGTTTAAATCAGATTTAACCATTGTGTCAAAGAtctataaaaaaatttaaaaatagttaaaGTAGTGATAAATTATCTGGTAGTGTgtgaattaaaaatacatgTGAAATGAACTCTCTTCTTAGATGTTGATGGCCGTGTCTAACTGGATCGAAACCTATGATAATGTTTTTTAACACTTCGTTGTAGTGGACGAGGCCAGTATTTTCGCAAACAGCTTTAAGCTGTTTGATGCTGAAGAGTGAAGGTATGGTAGTTTTGGCCAAATCGTCGAGAGCATTcctgaaaatttttttaagATTAGAAATTACCTCCAGGCCTCAGGTGAAATAGTtccatttttattcttGTCGTGTTTGTAGCAGTTAAGCCATAGTTTCTGCTTGTGTTCGCAAATAAGTTCACAGATTTTCATCATCACATCCTGGGTacaattttcataaattgGTTTCCTCTTTTTGTTTTTCTCCTAATAAACATAATATGGAAAATTAGAATTACCTCAAGTTCCATCCTTCCAAAAACGGTGGACTCAAGAAGCTTTTGAGTTACTTTGTTTGTGCTATTTTCCAGGGAGTGAATAGATTCTAGTGAGGGTGATATATATTCGTGCGCTTCAAACTTTAAACCTTGTGTGAAAATCAACTAAAAAACATAAGATTTGTAAAACTTACAATAGCTCCAGTGTTGTGGGTAGTTTGACAATAGTTAGAGGCTGAGAACAAAGTAATACATTTCCCGCTGTGTAGAATATCTATTCCCCTGAGTGTGTCTGGAACCTGGTGTGATCTAATACaaatttccaaattattcatttctAGGAATTTTTCTGTGATGTCAGGCCCAAATCTTATACAACCCGCACCTCTACTACTTGAAGCAATTCCTTTTCCACGTTGCGGGTCTGACCATAGCAAATCAAACATTAAGCTATCTTCCCGTTTATCTGGACTTGCTGGACAAGTCCTCTTACGATTGACACGGCTTATTTCATTCAAAGTTACGTTATGCTCTCTGAAAAGTCCTCCATGAACGACTATAATTCTTTTCTCTATGATAATAACTAGTGGTAGCTCCCAAAAAAGTTTTTGgaataaattgtaaatgTGACCGTCGTATTTTGATTTAACCTCACCAGTAAATCCGTACGTTTCATTCATATCGTCAGACTCATGATTACCTCTGTTAATTATAACAGAAGTGGGTTCGGCCAATTTGAATGCAAACAACAACAGAAAAATGTTGGATGCAAAGGTGCCCCTATCGGCAATATCTCCGTTAAATAAGTACACATTTCTTTTAGACGGAGGGCCAAACTTATAAAATATCCACAACAAGTCATTAAGCTGACCGTGAAGGTCTCCTACTATGATAACGTTACTGTTGTCGTGTGTAGGGATGGAAATATGGTTGATAACCCCTTCATCATTATTCTGATACCACATTAACATATCAAGCATAATCTTTTGCGCGTAGTCTATTGGAAGTTGGATCTAAAGAATTAATTTCGAAAATTAACTTACGTTAGCTCCAGATTTGTACATGTCCAATAGTTCATGGGCAAATTTGAGGGTTACGACCTTACCCAGTTTCGGTCCGTTATAATCTGAAGGCGGATAATCTTTCCTTTCAAATTCGAAGGTCTGGTCAGAAAACCTTCTTCTTAGAATTCCTGATTTGATCAAATAAGAATCCTTTTTTGAATAATGATATTTCAAACGTTCGATAATAGGCAGTAATACATTcctaaattaaaataatgttatttcTTATTTACTTTTTAGATTCAAGTGTTCTAAACTCCTGTAGGCTTTCCATATGGTTCCAAAAATGGAACGACATGGTCTTAATATAGTTGGATCTTGCTAGAAACATTCTCACGGTCGCTTGTATTCTCGTTGAGGCTGCTTCCTTTTCTAAAAATGAAATGTgtaacaaatatttatttttaaaatgtttaaaatcACTAACCATCATAGGGTTTTAATGTTTCTAAGGGGATAAACAAGGCTGTTTCAGCCTTGGTATCGAACACGTTAGTTCCATTAAGATTTCCATTAGTGCACTGAGGCAGTTTTTTGACAAGCTCAACACCGACGAGTTGATTTACTACATTTCCAGTTGgctttttaatatattccTTTTTGccaatatattttacaacaCCTCTAAAGCCGTAGACCATAACCTGGTCATTTACTTTCACGTCTTCCATCAGCGTTAGCGACGAAGGActcaaaatattaaaggTAAATTAATCAAGAAAATGAGATCTATATATCTCACATAGATAAATAAAACGTTAAAACagaaatgtgtaagtaAAAAGAGtcaaaaaaatcaattattgAATGGGGATATCAAAATATAACTTTTgcataaaatataataaaagatTTAAGATCAATGCTAAAATATTGATGATTAATATCATACATTTTACATtctgaaaaaattaatttattagatcACCAAATTGTACATTTGCACGGGAATCTTGATTTAGGTTGGGGAAATCTACTCTTCCcttataaaattttaagatttTCCACCAATTTATGATATAATTAgcttaaaattttttgttacattaatttacttAGATGAACTCGTTTTCAGCTCATAAGGCCCTTCCTTATACAATATTCGTGTACAACTAAGGGTTGTCTGATTGAATTATTAGATTCTGAGGTATCCTTTTGGGGGGGTATCTTTATTGCGATGCTAGTTCCTATTTTAATTGGCTCTGAACATACCATACATAGTGTATTCGTATCTATCCTCACTGGCTGCAATGATGTCAGCTTGTAGAGAGACAATGAAGTTTTTGAGTGTAAAGATCTTGCTAGTCCTTTTTTTACTGACTTAGTTCTCTGACTATGTAACATTCTCAGTTGCAAATGGTTAAATAGATTTGCAAATTCATTGAAATTCCAATCTCCTGGTATAACCTCCAGCAAGCTTGTTCCGTTAAGTGAAGAATTATAACCGCAGAAGTGTATGTATTTAGATATCAAATGTTTCGTTATCGTTGTTTTGTTTTCGGTACCAGTGTGAGAAACTATAATTTTTAAGAGATCCATGATCAAATTGTCTATGGAAGTCTCAGATTCCTGGTTAATGATGTATAGGTTTGTGTCTGCCAGCGGCCACTCCTCCGCCTTCTCAGTCCAATAATCGTAGTATGTAAAAAGTCTCTTGTATGGGTTATCTTTGTTCAGCTGATcaaatttagttatatctCCAAAACAGAGGCAGTATGCCTCACATAATTTAACTTGGTTTGTAACCCACTTGGTATATATGGTTTCAAGGGCTTGATAATGTTTTCCAAGTTTCGAATACAGTATTACTCTTGCCTCTGGCATGTCCAGACTACAGATCAAGTTTTCTATTTTAGGTAAATCGAAAGTATAGTTTCCCTCTAAAAGCTGAAACAACGCCTGCTTTCTATCATTCTGGCTCTCGAACCCTTGCTTATTGTCAACATTAAAATTCCCCTGTGTTGAGGAAACTAACGAAGAGTTAATCTTGTTAAACTTACGAGattgtatataatactTGACCAGAAGAGTGTTTTCATGAACTCCTCCcgatttatttttcaataccAGGTCCTCTAGATATTTTATTTGCAATTGAGGCATATCCGTGTGTCCGTGTGAGCTCTgcattaattatatatttatgtaattaTACCTTTTTACAGTGTTCATTTATCATTGATAGAATTTCATCAGAATTCAGAGGCAATGTGGTGTGGTTCTTTGTGAGTACATTCAAGGCTAAAACCAGTTATTACCTAATCAAGTACCTGATGACGGTGAGCTTTCAAAAAGAAGCGGGAGGTATGTGTAAAGAATCTCCTTTGTTTCTTCTGGTGTAAAATTAGGTGAGAGTTCTAAAActtcttttaaatttcattatgTAATACctgaatttttattctttccTACTGAATCTAGAACCAAGTTAATGCATGAAGCTAGCTCTATGCATGGTGTGTCAGAACCTCCTTCCAAGTTATGGTGTGAGTGTACATTTCTTGATGTTACAAGATCAGAAAGTACTCCCATAGCTTCTATAAGACGCCCATCTCTTATAAGCAATTTAGCATATAAATCACTTTTATCCATGTCAATCAAATGATTTTTAGTTGCATCTACATCCACAAACGAACTGTTTTTATCTTTTCTCAGTATATGGTTATATCTCAAATCGTCAGACTCTGAAAAGAGTAGAAATGTTACTGTTTCTACTGCTGTTTGAACCTTCTTGTAAAATTCAGCCATTTCTCCTTCCTTCTCACCTTCTTTTAATTCCGAATTCCGGAATAAAAAAAGTGCAAACGAACTATTGGCCAGTTCCATCAATTCCTTCTTTGTATTCTCGATCTGGTTATACTTGTTGAACTCTGGATCATTTATTCTGTTTTCGacaaatttgttaattacTAATGTTTTCGGTATTAGATGATGGAGGAATTGTGGTATTTCCTTATTGAACTGGTAAGTTTCTGGAACTTCTAGTGGGTAGTACTGGCTCCAAAATGACAACAAATATACTATATCGGCATTCCCGTATGAAAAATGTAGAAATGCTACTGGGAAGTTTAGTTTTGAGAAATATATCCAGCCTGCTATTGTATGGCATATTGCTATTTCCGATTTTTTTCTCTGATCATTTTGTGAGAAGTAGAGGTTTACAAGTTGGAGTGCTTCTTTGATTTTATCGTTTTCCAGGAAATTTGAGATGTTTTCGTAATAACTTGAGGGTTGAACTGCTGTAACAATCGTTGATGTTGCGCACAAAAAATTGCACTTGTCTGGCATGAAGTAGGTTATTGCTGAGGTTCTGAGGTCCAGTGTCTTGTATAACAATTGGTCTCTAATTCCATGTATTTCCAGCTTCTTTTTCGAGGTTAGGCCAACTATGAAGGGAGGGCATGAGCCCAGAGATTCCAGGGTTCCACTCCACTGAATTGTGTTCTTGTTTGACAGGTTCATCGTTTCTACGTTATAGAACACTCCTATGTTATCGCACACTATCATTACATCGTTATCTATACATGTACACGTTATTATGTTCTTTGCTGGACTTGGTTTTTGCATTCTTCTATCAGTTGAAAGGTCGTTCCTACAAAGTTCTGTGTAAACCGTTCCTTCCGCATTAGTCATCGAGTAGGATGTGGATGATCCAATAACTATTGTATCATTTAACCAGCAGATTGTCAGTGGTATATCCGATATAGAAATGTCTCTCTGATGCAATACATTTTCTCCAATTGCTGAgtatatttgtattttctGTTTTAATCCTACACATATATTCGCCATATATGTTATCGGTAAGATTTTGTCTGAGCTTCTTACTTCTTCACATCCTTCTATTGCCTGTCTTGTAAAACATGAGACTTTTTTGCACAAAATTATCGGCTTAGTTTTCAGAAATATATTCACGATGAACAAATCCCCTTCAGAATCCTGTGCTAATAATTCTTCCCTGGGTTCCAATGAGCTTATGTTAACAATTGGGTTTTTTGAAACTTTAATCTTGTTTTTTTCATTTGTGTTTACTATAGTCTGTAGAATAATGACTTTGATGAGTATATGTGTATTTGATCATGAATGGTGTTGACTTACACTTATGGAAGGagatttaaatgaaaaaatcTGTCCTAAATTATTCCCTAGAAAAATTCTTCCATGACACCAGGCCACTGATGTAATTTTTGACTCTTCCATCCATCTGAGGACGGTGTTGTTGTTGAATATGACCATTTGGGCATtcttattttaattttgatagatttattgagtttatcatttttgtaatttgaTATACTACATTTTAGGTTAAAGTTTTACTTTTACATTTAAACACATGATGAATGAAAATGTGAAGCGGCACAACATACATAAGTAGTCTACAcattcatttattttattttttaaaattatttttaaagatttaaaaGTTTCTTGTGGTAAAAgtatttatcattattgTTAAGCAGGACGAGATTCTCatctaaatttaaatgattcTCCTTGATCACTAACCGTTACTTTCTACGAACTTGATCTCGCCTTCGTCGTATTGTTCGTAATCTGCTACTCCCTTTTCAGTTTTTCTCATTTTATTCAGCACAATCGTCTCTATATCTCCCAGGAATTCCACTGCACATCTGACCTTGGGTACATCCATAGGAACGAAAGTTCCtgaatttaatttagatCACAAATGTGTAGATACCATAATTCAATTTGACCTTTTTGAGATATGGCAATGCCATTAATGCTTCTATTGTTGGTCTATTATCTGGGTTCTGCTCCAGACATATCTTCATAAATTCTTTTGTATCTTCGTGTTCACAGAGTTCAATTTTAGAGTAGTCCAGTTCATTTTTGTTCGTTGTTGACAAGCAAATTGACTCATATAACAATTTACCTATCATCCAAGTGTGTGCTTTCGAGACCATTAAAGGGTCTTGTGTGTAGGATGGATCTCCTTCAGACTCTGGTGGTAGGTACCTAAAACAGAGATCcattaaaatgaaaataccATTCAATGTTCTTCCCCCATAGAAGAGTTGCGATAGTTTGTACAGAGTGTTTTTTAAGGAGTGAAACTCCCCAGGTTCCGAGAAGCGACTATAACATTATTGAGTTTTCACGAAACAAACTAGTGGGACTCCTCCTGATAGTATAACTCCTCCATTATTGAAGTAAATTCTACTTGACTTTAGTGGAAGAATGAATTTCAAGTCCTTCATGTAATTGACCATCCTTATCACTTCTCTTATTACCACTTGTGTTTGCCTCAATCTCTCAGATGAATTGAACTGAGAGGACTTTTCAAGCAGGAGTGAGAATGGAGAAtctaaacaaatattacaGTTGTTTGAAAGTTATTGTGTCTAACGTTTAATGAACTGAATTTGCTCAACCACGCAGTTTTTATGGACTTTCACTGAATTTGAGAATAGAATTTGActctaaaatatatttttattttcttttgCTAACCTTCTTTGGCACTTTCAACTTcaattcttttaatttatccaGAACAGAGTTGTACAAATGCCCTAATTTTTTTGCTTCTTCTGGTGTAATGTCGTTTAATGTTCTGAATTTGTACACTATAGGTGTGCACTCGACCGTATTATACATCTAaagtttttaatttaacttGTATGGTTAATTTACCTTCCACACTACTGAATTACAGGAGAGTCCTATGCACTTCCATGGCAGTGAATTTTCTGGCTTGTGGTATGGTCCAATCACctatgaaaaaatataaaattttggaCTTACTGAAAACTCTGATAACGTTTGCATTCTGTCTCTAGACACTTGTAACTGTAACATTTCTTGTTCAGTCTCCTCCAAGCTTTGCAATGTCTTAATGTAATAGATATAGTGTGCTTCATTTGCTGGTAATTGTGAGCTTGGTGAGTATGCTGAGGCTGCGTTTTGTGTTCCAAACGCCTGCTCCATCCTTTGTAATGTTTTCATCTTAATTGTTGAGGCCATGTCCTGTACAAAGCCCTTCTCTCTCAGTATAGGGTCTCCTGGTTTCCACGATAgtacatttttaattcttccCCACCTAAGGTGAGAGTATCCTACTTCCAGTCTCAAATCCTGTCTCGTTGTCTTGAGTAAATCTTCTGCTTGGGACATGAAGTTTTCTTGCATTGTTGCCAAGATTTTTGAGTATATTATATCCTCGTTGATCAACTTTTGGTGAATTCTTCCCAGTCGATTGAACTCTTTTAGTATTTCATATTCTGCATCAAGTACATATCCCATTGCGTTGGTGTTcagtaaattaaaattgtacAGCTGGTTTAATAATTCTGCGAAGTCATTTTCgctaaaaattttaaaatattcattatatcCCATCCCAATTGGCTTAAGGCATAACAATAAA from Theileria annulata chromosome 1, complete sequence, *** SEQUENCING IN PROGRESS *** harbors:
- a CDS encoding uncharacterized protein (3 probable transmembrane helices predicted for TA19475 by TMHMM2.0 at aa 26-45, 60-82 and 95-117;~Signal anchor predicted for TA19475 by SignalP 2.0 HMM (Signal peptide probability 0.007, signal anchor probability 0.980) with cleavage site probability 0.006 between residues 46 and 47); the protein is MKIPVYLLCKMAQRSEKKRADREKKVGRYYTLVFLFSVILWALKFARDLYHKKLPYTKLGYFWRVSLILLGYSFSLYSIFSNLKLGLEFSLSNDLFIVTTAATLLSVFFDFAYKLFLTVPLYGIYKGSVSFYKWATTPSPQVPQTPQNQEPKKRIKYRTVRGGSPKDSKEMDFSENDNLLESESLLTSTENQVSNSDLDTSGSSNTQSVYDTREKGNELFSKGDIDGAIEKWSNSINSLSYILNKSKSETNSVTEESLNEYTKMYVALCSNLSLAFLKKEDFAMCKQYCHYVLMYDEKNLKAHLRIVQADIKLKNFDNALSNCEKGLSLNPEDKELKGLKTVINDLLKKQKKVDALFARKVFKKIEPDPRTEPDPFEELKKSKFYRFNHMILMMYYRLYLITKFGWDCFKKAVLLSFSYYSKLSSSLRRFFDKYKED
- a CDS encoding glycerol-3-phosphate acyltransferase, putative (2 probable transmembrane helices predicted for TA19480 by TMHMM2.0 at aa 392-414 and 441-463), encoding MNISPYELRAFNCYLFIKWLCRVVISSIFTNITIIHEERLPLYGPLIVVSNHNNQFVDAALLIYAIPRQMCFLVATKTLKRKLIGTLCSLAGCISVYRPDDFKYTGVGKIHWKKGTNLIHGRDTKFTLDLNLGDKLQFDLEKIVITEIISDTQLKLETPLQLECPDKNGVQFSVIPKMDQSETYEQVSASLKHGNAIVIFPEGGSHDRTNLLPLKPGVALMAFFSILDGAEDVVILPVGLVYNNVKKDQSDATIYYGNVISITREECAEFERDRRSVVTKLLGKIEQEINNCMITAPDIKIKKWIDLCASLYPPERSKVPVNIAFDLRKFISKIFWKYGDSPETLELVDKLSVYKKRLDNGYLHDDEIWLLKQSMYSAFLSFLEDTIRLICYSIIGLSFAPLWVPLYLLSNYLAERHRVKALKNSSVKLVGTDVFVSYKCLVLIVVVPLLNFSLGLFIGLYFYRLVN
- a CDS encoding pp1-like protein serine/threonine phosphatase, putative, whose protein sequence is MEDVKVNDQVMVYGFRGVVKYIGKKEYIKKPTGNVVNQLVGVELVKKLPQCTNGNLNGTNVFDTKAETALFIPLETLKPYDEKEAASTRIQATVRMFLARSNYIKTMSFHFWNHMESLQEFRTLESKKNVLLPIIERLKYHYSKKDSYLIKSGILRRRFSDQTFEFERKDYPPSDYNGPKLGKVVTLKFAHELLDMYKSGANIQLPIDYAQKIMLDMLMWYQNNDEGVINHISIPTHDNSNVIIVGDLHGQLNDLLWIFYKFGPPSKRNVYLFNGDIADRGTFASNIFLLLFAFKLAEPTSVIINRGNHESDDMNETYGFTGEVKSKYDGHIYNLFQKLFWELPLVIIIEKRIIVVHGGLFREHNVTLNEISRVNRKRTCPASPDKREDSLMFDLLWSDPQRGKGIASSSRGAGCIRFGPDITEKFLEMNNLEICIRSHQVPDTLRGIDILHSGKCITLFSASNYCQTTHNTGAILIFTQGLKFEAHEYISPSLESIHSLENSTNKVTQKLLESTVFGRMELEEKNKKRKPIYENCTQDVMMKICELICEHKQKLWLNCYKHDKNKNGTISPEAWRNALDDLAKTTIPSLFSIKQLKAVCENTGLVHYNEVLKNIIIGFDPVRHGHQHLRREFISHIFDTMVKSDLNLRELLMIFDRNLDGSVSYSELDDAIRKLSIGLSYPQIKILIRTIFSSCLDGTSQGKADIVEFLSKLKVIYSASIKYHPTEEWMEKALPSIGRLILSNRVESALKYCNPNNNIENLEKERLEINRRRSSAIRAFALFQKFQEYDKAGEGLLSYDDFVKALKTLDLSKAEEEIGVKLTDHHLTELARMIDFTNSQKINYLEFLQAFYVVDESKYSVVDEMWHHICATMYNHKNSLKRAFSYYDKEHVGKVYVNEFKEVLYVLNEIIGGQEAPLTMEQTEVLVECIDTNEEGMILYDEFLESFKPMYTLND